A genomic region of candidate division WOR-3 bacterium contains the following coding sequences:
- a CDS encoding S8 family serine peptidase — MGLLLVALIVVNESCLVAYQSGTYTPPYLPEYDYIAIAGYYFNPRERLPEIPVELTGESDYYLIHIKGPVYEDMKKTIEAQGVKLIQYIPFNAFIARMDRSKKDLVEGLSFVNWIGNYEPAYKISTLFKELPDEDEWLVFPFPDENIYLLKRKLENLGCKILEISDDDYCRVIKIQSERNHLNTIARMTEVMYIEPYLQPVAYNQSAQWVTQTWKQVDRRIWRKNLMGQGQVVNTADTGILTSHDMFRDPAVSITTWGNYPTHRKIIAYLQPTGSSAAFGDNAGGSWHGTHTAGTICGDDSYVNGTNPNDGMPLKAKMFFMDIGTSTGSLSVPSNLANLYLPPYNGNAGGAARISSHSWGSTSGAGSYTSYCVTTDSFMWRNRDFLICYAAGNSGPGSNTVYPPGTSKNILTVGATMNSTAAIYMADFSSRGPTADNRIKPTVTAPGYFLFSSVGPNNNSYLGMAGTSMATPCAAGNAAIVRQYFAKGFYPSGDSNPANAWSFIPASLVKAIIINGAHPSIAGSTIPDNNTGWGRVCLDDALFFSGDVRKLWVTYDSVATGQFDEFTITVNNQSEPLKITLVWTDYPATAGASVTLVNNLDLRVTSPTGTVYLGNVYSGGQSAPGGSADNRNVEECVRRNVPEIGNWVIRVTGTNVPQGTNQPYALVVSGGLGPTTSPVLHIAGQRIYDPPPGGNFNGRCDAGETVYLIDTLRNLSNVGVTNCVGVLRKTSSYITLIDSVGNFGDIAVGGTAHNGGSPFRFSISSTTPAGTFVDFILHLTGGGGYVQDIEFSLEVGINEVHVIWGPKTVQVAPGDTHFLYGLGYNPQNNRLYVCNFYRRTTGIVMYTSDSNVTYLGTIPAPDSCPTDIKYCAYDNTFWVAADPNPTAPSRIIYKINTSGTVLRQFANPANDYPTGLAWMPTSRWLYAADRRTSAGATPIIYRCDTLGGNVSSVNLTIGDNYGPRGLAIEPYGPDTTLLLVYTHFSSDATPVLLKIVLYELRRSDGAVLNSVTLPGWNVRGVEYDPRDGNYWLTIAQNPNRAIVKILGFRGIPGVGIDEELQPGPLEKISLSPGMPTPFKNTVKFNYSVPVKMRVRLAVYDITGRHVKTFVNGEVEPGTQTIIWNGMDENNKRCASGVYLCYMETEHGSVVRKFVMSK; from the coding sequence ATGGGATTGCTTTTGGTTGCATTAATTGTCGTTAATGAATCCTGTCTGGTTGCCTACCAGAGTGGAACATACACACCGCCTTATCTTCCTGAATATGACTACATTGCTATCGCGGGTTACTATTTTAACCCACGGGAAAGATTACCGGAAATTCCGGTCGAGCTCACTGGCGAATCCGATTACTACTTGATCCACATAAAAGGACCGGTCTATGAAGATATGAAGAAAACAATTGAAGCTCAGGGAGTGAAGCTCATTCAGTATATTCCGTTCAATGCCTTTATTGCACGGATGGATAGGAGTAAAAAGGATTTGGTTGAAGGGCTCTCTTTTGTGAACTGGATAGGGAATTATGAGCCTGCTTACAAAATCAGCACCTTATTCAAAGAATTGCCCGATGAAGATGAATGGCTTGTATTTCCATTCCCGGATGAGAACATTTATCTTTTAAAGCGCAAACTCGAAAACCTTGGTTGTAAAATCTTGGAGATTTCTGATGATGATTATTGTCGGGTGATTAAAATCCAGTCCGAGCGGAATCATCTTAATACGATTGCCCGGATGACAGAGGTGATGTATATTGAACCATATCTCCAACCCGTTGCCTATAATCAATCGGCTCAGTGGGTGACCCAGACCTGGAAGCAAGTAGATAGGAGAATCTGGCGCAAAAACCTGATGGGTCAAGGACAGGTGGTGAACACTGCGGATACAGGAATACTCACTTCCCATGATATGTTCCGGGACCCTGCCGTTTCAATCACAACCTGGGGGAATTATCCCACCCACCGCAAGATCATTGCCTATCTCCAACCCACGGGTTCCTCGGCGGCATTTGGTGATAATGCAGGCGGTAGCTGGCATGGGACTCACACTGCCGGAACCATTTGTGGCGACGATTCCTATGTCAATGGGACAAATCCGAATGATGGAATGCCATTGAAGGCAAAGATGTTCTTTATGGATATTGGAACATCTACTGGTTCTCTTTCGGTTCCATCAAACCTTGCCAATCTCTACCTTCCACCTTACAATGGTAATGCCGGTGGTGCTGCACGAATTTCTTCACATTCCTGGGGTTCCACGAGTGGTGCGGGTTCTTATACTTCATATTGCGTTACCACTGACTCCTTTATGTGGCGGAACAGGGACTTCTTAATCTGTTATGCTGCAGGGAATAGTGGACCGGGGTCAAATACAGTTTACCCACCCGGAACATCCAAAAATATTCTTACCGTCGGTGCGACCATGAATAGCACCGCGGCAATTTATATGGCAGATTTTTCAAGCCGTGGTCCCACTGCTGATAACCGGATAAAACCCACTGTCACAGCACCGGGATATTTCCTCTTTTCATCGGTAGGACCTAATAATAATTCCTATCTGGGAATGGCAGGAACAAGCATGGCAACACCATGTGCTGCAGGCAACGCCGCGATTGTCAGACAATACTTTGCTAAGGGATTTTATCCTTCTGGTGATTCAAACCCAGCAAATGCTTGGAGTTTCATTCCTGCTTCTCTGGTGAAGGCAATCATCATAAACGGTGCTCATCCTTCAATCGCAGGTTCAACCATTCCGGATAATAACACCGGCTGGGGTAGGGTCTGTCTTGATGATGCACTCTTCTTCAGCGGTGATGTGCGTAAACTCTGGGTAACCTATGATAGCGTTGCTACGGGTCAGTTTGATGAATTTACCATCACGGTGAACAATCAATCTGAACCTTTAAAAATCACGCTGGTCTGGACTGATTATCCGGCTACAGCAGGAGCGAGTGTGACGTTGGTAAATAATCTTGATCTACGAGTTACCAGTCCCACCGGTACAGTCTATCTGGGAAATGTCTATAGCGGTGGTCAATCTGCACCGGGTGGTTCTGCTGATAACCGGAATGTTGAAGAATGTGTGCGTCGGAATGTCCCTGAGATTGGTAACTGGGTGATCAGGGTAACAGGAACGAATGTACCCCAGGGAACAAACCAGCCTTATGCCTTAGTTGTTTCGGGTGGTCTTGGTCCAACTACGAGTCCTGTCCTTCATATTGCGGGTCAGCGAATTTACGATCCTCCTCCTGGTGGAAATTTCAATGGTCGGTGTGATGCAGGAGAGACGGTATATCTCATTGATACACTCCGAAATCTCTCCAATGTGGGGGTGACCAATTGTGTGGGTGTTTTAAGAAAAACAAGTTCTTATATCACTTTAATCGACTCTGTAGGAAACTTTGGAGACATTGCTGTTGGTGGCACAGCCCATAATGGTGGTTCTCCATTCCGGTTTTCCATATCTTCAACGACACCCGCAGGAACCTTTGTGGACTTTATTCTGCATCTCACCGGTGGCGGTGGCTATGTGCAGGATATTGAATTCAGCCTTGAGGTCGGGATCAACGAAGTCCATGTAATCTGGGGTCCCAAGACCGTCCAGGTAGCACCGGGTGATACCCACTTCCTTTATGGTTTAGGCTATAATCCACAAAACAACCGGCTTTATGTTTGCAACTTCTACCGCCGGACTACCGGGATTGTGATGTACACTTCGGACAGCAATGTTACCTATCTGGGTACAATTCCTGCTCCGGATTCCTGCCCAACCGATATTAAATATTGTGCTTATGATAACACCTTCTGGGTGGCGGCTGATCCGAATCCTACCGCGCCGAGTAGGATAATTTATAAAATCAACACCAGTGGCACGGTTTTGAGACAATTTGCCAATCCCGCAAATGATTATCCAACAGGGCTTGCCTGGATGCCAACATCAAGGTGGTTATATGCGGCAGACCGCAGAACATCGGCTGGTGCGACACCAATAATTTATCGTTGCGATACCCTGGGTGGAAATGTTTCATCAGTCAATCTGACAATCGGTGATAACTATGGACCCAGGGGACTGGCGATAGAGCCTTATGGCCCTGATACAACGCTGTTACTTGTGTATACACATTTCAGTAGTGATGCAACTCCAGTACTACTTAAGATTGTACTGTATGAGCTGCGTAGAAGTGATGGTGCAGTTTTAAACTCAGTTACCCTACCGGGCTGGAATGTCCGTGGTGTGGAGTATGACCCACGCGATGGTAATTACTGGTTGACGATTGCTCAAAACCCCAACCGGGCGATTGTTAAAATACTCGGCTTCCGTGGTATTCCAGGAGTGGGTATTGATGAAGAACTGCAACCAGGACCGCTTGAGAAGATAAGCCTTTCCCCTGGTATGCCGACGCCCTTCAAAAATACCGTGAAATTCAATTATTCGGTGCCGGTCAAGATGAGAGTGCGACTTGCGGTTTACGATATCACAGGAAGACATGTTAAGACATTTGTGAACGGTGAGGTGGAGCCGGGTACCCAGACAATAATTTGGAATGGAATGGACGAGAATAATAAACGGTGTGCGAGTGGTGTCTATCTCTGCTACATGGAGACAGAACATGGTTCCGTTGTCCGGAAGTTCGTGATGTCGAAATAA
- a CDS encoding C25 family cysteine peptidase, producing MIKIKILAPLLILPSLIFSLHITVPVDQLNYTISDFEGYKKICLENGVTVGNPGSPEIPSFVYTLFLPTNQKIKNVNIAAAEWEEIAGEYLLFPVQPPALLNGPLKFFGPDSEIYQYPGFYPENLVIAFHSGNLRGYHLGQILIAPFRYEPITKKLYVLRKLVLDIETEPYAGGIKPYRQTRFSQKIFENILQTMSQFKFLGGTIHHPEVSIEDNTEDLLPSDLPSFSGTPLDLIIVTTEPFVPVYEEFLRYKKLFGFNGVIKTMEWIRNHYLGVDDAEKLRNFIRDAVEKWGVSFVLLGNDVPDIPTRWVWVDYVMGSYPAHFTTDLYYSDLDGNWNFDGDEQFGEVSDSIDLYPDVFVGRIPAHVPDDVEHYLNKTLSYLFALQTPPNSNESWQRQALFVTSMFWSQNDSYYIARNQLSPLLPGNFGRNFFNESSKQQILRGIKEGYNLITWLAHGDVNLLRARTTPREYVSNFDFDSLANNIYPFMVVISCFTGPFQEDCLGEHWVMNSHGGGIGYIGPTSSSAAYNHIDYIRTLFPNLFSEPLSVSLAFSKIPWIPYAQFDNWHRVFQYSLNLLGDPTLKLWSVVPHRIDSVLVDPDTLNVGYDTLTLHIFPMIERFEVVYYKENEVFLKDSGFVGIAVTPLRTRSTGFLKYTIIADGCVPYIDSLYVLPLSGYLVYQGQRVVDTLGNGDGIPNPGEIIDLFIGLRNTGTQPLDSVFLRIASLDSFVTILVDTARYGVIMPGGVEENLTPLRIAIGPWTPDGYEVYLALDIGGFYSDSCSFTVEAPVLRLFTQDYILDGGVYKVLPVVENCGSGDADSVYALVRSYSDTVVVLDSLVYFGGVSSGHVVSARDTFRLMLNYPGRVVYSFALYSRGWQAEERQVVLGRPMRVDSLWAFGTPNSVVLNWVMVSGAVGYRIYRALEPNGDFEYIGNPLTRVSYYEDLGVELGRDYYYYVVAVDSSLNQGYASDTIKARVNPAVALGWPRMVFGYLFSSPNFGDLDPDYPGLEVVVSSRNGDVYMWHCDGTPVGIDPYGRIFSCNSEIWSSPAVGDVDRDGNLEICLGIRRWGENLYILRRSGISWIPMDNWPKSLDGSIIGSPVLADIDNDEDLEVFVITEAGRFYVFHHTGEGVYSPDGILKVLYGWHGGSPAVGDLNNDGDLEIVACGGSQSDSLFIWDRHGNYFGVFPKQVAAKMCYSPVLGDVIGDGSLEICFYTDSTDMVHLLDMNGNLVWQRYIPALGDVEGYPVLANVVGDGRPEVVVGSNRGSMFLSVLDSLGNIVSGFPVSLGWEFKLPVVGDVDGDGMMDLVCGAGDWNLYAFHSNGGLVSGYPIHFGIRIEQSPALYDIDQDGKLELMIGANDYRFWVFDLDGQFFEWPKFRYDPYNSGCYKSLYWANVGEVITKSGGDRFYFGVYPNPFKDRCVIRLKIPSSKLVGQNREAVKDFSLVVYDVLGRQVRMFNLDPARLDQISDIIWDGSDNLGRKLPSGIYFVRLKVGQLNVIRKAILLNH from the coding sequence ATGATTAAAATAAAAATCTTGGCACCATTGTTAATCCTACCGTCACTTATTTTTTCACTACACATAACTGTTCCGGTGGACCAACTCAATTATACAATTTCTGATTTTGAAGGATACAAAAAAATCTGTTTGGAAAATGGTGTAACAGTCGGAAATCCGGGGAGCCCGGAGATTCCTTCTTTTGTTTATACCCTATTTTTACCTACCAATCAAAAGATTAAAAATGTGAATATCGCTGCCGCCGAATGGGAAGAAATTGCTGGCGAGTATCTCTTATTTCCAGTACAGCCTCCAGCACTCCTCAATGGACCATTGAAATTTTTTGGTCCGGATTCCGAGATTTACCAGTATCCCGGATTTTATCCAGAAAATCTGGTTATTGCTTTTCATTCCGGGAATCTTCGGGGGTATCACCTCGGGCAAATTTTAATTGCCCCTTTTAGATATGAGCCAATAACAAAAAAACTCTATGTTCTCAGGAAATTGGTTTTAGATATTGAGACCGAACCTTATGCTGGAGGGATAAAGCCATATCGGCAGACAAGGTTTTCCCAGAAGATATTTGAGAATATACTCCAAACTATGTCCCAATTTAAATTTTTGGGAGGGACTATCCATCACCCAGAGGTATCGATTGAAGATAATACGGAAGATCTGTTACCTTCTGATTTACCATCTTTTTCAGGGACTCCATTAGACTTAATTATAGTCACGACTGAACCCTTTGTTCCAGTTTACGAAGAATTTCTGCGTTATAAAAAACTATTCGGGTTTAATGGTGTAATCAAGACAATGGAATGGATCAGGAATCATTATTTGGGAGTGGATGATGCAGAGAAATTGCGCAATTTTATCAGAGATGCGGTAGAAAAATGGGGGGTGAGTTTTGTTTTACTGGGCAATGATGTGCCAGATATTCCTACCCGCTGGGTATGGGTGGATTATGTGATGGGATCGTATCCGGCTCATTTCACCACCGACCTTTATTATTCCGACCTTGATGGCAACTGGAATTTTGATGGCGATGAACAGTTTGGAGAGGTCTCGGATTCCATTGATCTTTATCCTGATGTCTTTGTAGGAAGAATTCCTGCCCATGTTCCAGATGATGTGGAGCATTATCTCAACAAGACCCTTTCCTATCTTTTTGCTCTCCAGACGCCTCCCAATTCTAACGAATCCTGGCAGCGTCAGGCATTATTTGTCACAAGTATGTTCTGGTCTCAGAATGACTCTTATTATATCGCCCGTAATCAATTGAGTCCCCTCTTACCTGGCAATTTTGGAAGAAATTTTTTTAACGAAAGCTCAAAACAACAGATCCTTCGGGGCATAAAAGAAGGTTACAATCTTATTACTTGGCTTGCCCATGGTGATGTTAACCTTTTGCGAGCAAGGACAACTCCTCGAGAATATGTCTCCAATTTTGATTTTGACTCTTTGGCTAATAACATCTATCCATTTATGGTGGTCATCTCTTGCTTTACCGGACCATTCCAGGAAGATTGCCTGGGCGAGCACTGGGTGATGAATTCCCATGGTGGCGGTATTGGATACATTGGGCCAACTAGTTCCAGTGCAGCTTATAATCATATCGATTATATAAGGACTCTATTCCCCAATCTTTTTTCTGAACCCCTCAGTGTCTCCCTAGCTTTTAGCAAGATCCCGTGGATTCCCTATGCTCAGTTTGATAACTGGCATCGGGTATTTCAGTATTCGCTTAATTTACTTGGAGACCCAACTTTGAAATTATGGTCGGTGGTGCCACATCGGATAGATTCGGTTTTGGTAGACCCGGACACCTTAAATGTAGGATATGATACCTTGACTTTACATATCTTCCCCATGATTGAAAGATTTGAGGTAGTATACTACAAGGAAAATGAAGTATTTTTAAAAGATTCAGGTTTTGTCGGTATTGCGGTAACCCCTCTGCGCACCCGTTCAACAGGTTTTTTGAAATACACGATAATTGCCGATGGCTGTGTGCCTTATATTGATTCTTTATATGTGCTGCCATTATCCGGTTACCTTGTCTACCAGGGGCAGCGGGTTGTGGATACTCTTGGGAATGGTGATGGTATTCCCAATCCAGGAGAGATTATTGATCTTTTCATTGGTTTGCGTAATACAGGCACTCAGCCTTTGGATTCAGTTTTTTTGCGGATTGCTTCTTTGGATAGTTTTGTTACTATTCTGGTGGATACGGCGCGGTATGGCGTTATCATGCCGGGTGGGGTGGAGGAGAATCTCACGCCTTTACGGATTGCGATAGGTCCTTGGACGCCGGATGGATATGAGGTTTATTTGGCTTTGGATATTGGTGGTTTTTATTCTGATTCCTGTAGTTTTACGGTTGAAGCACCGGTGTTAAGGCTCTTTACCCAGGATTATATTTTGGATGGCGGAGTTTATAAGGTTTTGCCGGTTGTTGAGAATTGCGGAAGTGGTGATGCGGATTCGGTTTATGCATTGGTCAGGAGTTATTCGGATACAGTGGTAGTTTTGGACAGTCTGGTTTATTTTGGAGGAGTGAGTTCGGGTCATGTTGTTTCTGCACGAGATACTTTTCGTTTAATGTTGAATTATCCGGGTCGGGTTGTTTATAGTTTTGCGCTTTACAGTCGGGGTTGGCAGGCTGAAGAACGGCAGGTGGTTTTGGGTAGGCCTATGCGGGTGGATTCGCTTTGGGCGTTTGGTACTCCTAATTCTGTTGTTTTGAATTGGGTTATGGTTTCTGGTGCGGTTGGCTATAGGATATATCGGGCGTTGGAACCGAATGGTGATTTTGAGTATATTGGGAATCCCCTTACGCGGGTGAGTTATTATGAGGATTTGGGAGTGGAGTTGGGGCGGGATTATTATTATTATGTGGTGGCCGTGGATTCTTCGTTGAATCAGGGATATGCTTCGGATACGATAAAGGCGCGGGTTAATCCTGCGGTGGCTTTGGGTTGGCCACGGATGGTTTTTGGTTACTTATTTTCTTCACCCAATTTTGGTGATTTGGATCCGGATTATCCGGGATTGGAGGTGGTGGTTTCTTCGCGGAATGGGGATGTTTACATGTGGCATTGTGATGGCACGCCGGTGGGTATAGATCCATATGGGCGAATATTTTCTTGTAATTCCGAGATTTGGTCTTCGCCGGCGGTGGGCGATGTGGACAGGGATGGCAATTTAGAGATCTGTCTTGGGATAAGGCGGTGGGGAGAGAATCTTTATATTTTGCGGAGATCCGGAATTAGTTGGATTCCTATGGATAATTGGCCCAAGAGTCTTGATGGTTCGATAATTGGTTCACCAGTATTAGCGGATATTGATAATGATGAAGATTTAGAGGTATTTGTTATAACAGAGGCTGGAAGGTTCTATGTATTTCATCATACAGGTGAAGGTGTTTATTCCCCAGATGGAATATTAAAAGTTTTATATGGGTGGCATGGAGGCTCGCCAGCGGTGGGTGATTTAAATAACGATGGGGATTTAGAGATAGTTGCATGTGGTGGTTCACAATCAGACTCTTTATTTATTTGGGATCGTCATGGTAATTATTTTGGTGTCTTTCCTAAGCAGGTGGCGGCAAAGATGTGTTATTCGCCGGTTTTGGGTGATGTGATTGGGGATGGTTCGCTGGAGATTTGTTTTTATACGGATTCTACAGACATGGTCCATCTGTTAGATATGAATGGGAATTTGGTATGGCAGAGATATATCCCGGCGTTGGGTGATGTTGAGGGGTACCCGGTGCTCGCGAATGTGGTTGGGGATGGGCGTCCAGAGGTGGTTGTGGGCAGCAATCGGGGTTCGATGTTTCTTTCGGTGTTAGATTCGTTGGGTAATATAGTTTCAGGTTTTCCGGTTTCGTTGGGTTGGGAGTTTAAGTTACCAGTGGTTGGAGATGTGGATGGTGATGGTATGATGGATTTGGTTTGTGGAGCTGGTGATTGGAATTTGTATGCGTTTCATAGTAATGGTGGGTTGGTTAGTGGTTATCCAATTCATTTTGGTATTCGGATTGAACAATCGCCGGCACTTTACGATATTGATCAGGATGGTAAGTTGGAGTTGATGATTGGCGCGAATGATTATCGATTTTGGGTTTTTGATTTAGATGGGCAGTTTTTCGAATGGCCTAAGTTTCGTTATGATCCTTATAATTCGGGTTGTTATAAGTCGCTTTACTGGGCGAATGTTGGAGAAGTTATTACAAAGAGCGGTGGTGATAGATTTTATTTTGGGGTCTATCCCAATCCTTTTAAGGATCGTTGTGTGATCCGTTTAAAGATTCCGAGCAGCAAGTTGGTTGGTCAAAACAGGGAGGCGGTTAAAGATTTTAGCCTTGTGGTTTATGATGTTTTGGGACGTCAGGTGAGGATGTTTAATCTGGATCCTGCAAGGCTGGATCAAATATCAGACATTATCTGGGATGGTTCGGATAATCTGGGCCGGAAATTACCATCGGGAATTTATTTTGTTCGTCTGAAAGTGGGTCAGTTGAATGTGATCAGGAAAGCAATTCTTTTGAATCATTGA